TGAATAGCTTTAGTTATGATGTCGTAATGGTTGATTTGGTGTTTCCGTTTGGATATATAAAGCTAATCGTTTTTTTTTTCATTTTTGCAGCATCCATGGCCAGTGTGCTGTGATTATGTTTGACGTCACAGCACGACTCACATACAAGAACGTTCCAACATGGCACCGTGATCTCTGCAGGGTGTGTGAGAACATTCCCATCGTTCTCTGTGGGAACAAAGTTGACGTGAAGAACAGGCAAGTCAAGGCCAAGCAGGTGACGTTCCACAGGAAGAAGAATCTGCAGTACTACGAGATATCCGCCAAGAGCAACTACAACTTCGAGAAGCCCTTCTTGTATCTCGCTAGGAAACTTGCTGGCGACCCTAACCTTCACTTTGTCGAGTCACCAGCTCTTGCTCCCCCTGAGGTTCACATTGACGTTGCTGAGCAGCAGAAGAATGAGGCTGATCTCATTGCCGCCGCAGCTCAGCCTCTCCCTGATGATGATGATGACGCTTTTGAGTAAACAAAAAAATCTTCCAAGAATGTCTGCCCCCTTGGGAAGCTTTGCGTTGTCTGATTCTCTCTTTTGTTTTGGTTTTGTTCTATGTTGCGTTGATGTTACATATAGAATGAACCGAGTGTTTTAGAACTGATATTGGGGAAGTATTGATATTGTTCCGGTTTGGAATAGAGTGAGTTGTTTTTGAACCCAAAGAGATTTATACAATCAAGGATCTTTTCTCTTCGCTTGAACACCGTAGACTCTTAACTTGAATCTGTTGAGGTCTAGTTTGTTTGTATGTCATGTGACTGTTTTGTTTGCATGTTGCCTGCTGTGACTGTTCACAGCTTGCTTGTTGTTTGTTTCACTGTTGTGTGACTAGTGCCAGCTGTTTTACTGTTGTGCGATCAGTC
This genomic interval from Brassica oleracea var. oleracea cultivar TO1000 chromosome C2, BOL, whole genome shotgun sequence contains the following:
- the LOC106327144 gene encoding GTP-binding nuclear protein Ran-2-like; its protein translation is MALPNQQTVDYPSFKLVIVGDGGTGKTTFVKRHLTGEFEKKYEPTIGVEVHPLDFFTNCGKIRFYCWDTAGQEKFGGLRDGYYIHGQCAVIMFDVTARLTYKNVPTWHRDLCRVCENIPIVLCGNKVDVKNRQVKAKQVTFHRKKNLQYYEISAKSNYNFEKPFLYLARKLAGDPNLHFVESPALAPPEVHIDVAEQQKNEADLIAAAAQPLPDDDDDAFE